The following proteins come from a genomic window of Streptomyces sp. NBC_00539:
- the mrdA gene encoding penicillin-binding protein 2, protein MSNIPETGRTPRVQNRLVIIQVVVFSLLVTLGGRLWYLQIRNGQEYTDEAKNNNTQQVVQPAVRGSILDDRGVALADNETRMVVSASRTDLSKMKDRGKGVLTRLAGVLGLPPEDVVNSVRLCDAKTPKPCWNGSPYQPIPVTDEATTDQVLEIREHAEQFPGITAEPTALRRYAAPDQANTSQVLGYLSPVTDEEIKKAKNTDSPYLRSDQVGRSGLERTYDKELRGKAGITRYEVDNLGRVIGERESVKPQPGSNIVTSIDARVQAVAERELNNAMVEARKTYDKNTGSNYKADSGAVVVMEAKTGRIVAMASNPTYDPNAWVGGISAKDYKALTDKDSNYPLLNRAIQGQAAPGSIFKVVSSTAAVNAGYPFNGRYGCPSSYRVGNQTFTNFESQGYGDITIGKALEVSCDTVYYGIADQEWKNDGGIKPKKDPADWFFKTAHEFGLGKPTGIDLPNEVPGRVPDRQWKKDFFEANKAAWCRDGKKDGSFAEKIAYENCRQGNQLREGDAINYSIGQGDTLVTPVQMASVYAAIANGGTLHQPSVGKAVVSADGTSVKEIAPKEQGRLPMDAETRDDIDGALASVVTNGSAAWRFGGWPQKQIPMHAKTGTAEVQGKQTTSWFASYTADYSIVMTISQGGTGSGASGPAVRNIYEAMYGLDDAGKQDLSKALLPQPRSALPVIRPDAP, encoded by the coding sequence ACCGGAGACCGGGCGGACCCCCCGGGTCCAGAACCGACTGGTGATCATCCAGGTGGTGGTCTTCTCGCTGCTGGTCACCCTCGGCGGCCGGCTCTGGTACCTCCAGATACGCAACGGCCAGGAATACACGGACGAGGCGAAGAACAACAACACCCAGCAGGTGGTCCAGCCCGCCGTGCGCGGCTCCATCCTCGACGACCGCGGCGTTGCGCTGGCCGACAACGAGACCCGCATGGTGGTCTCCGCGAGCCGCACCGACCTGTCGAAGATGAAGGACCGCGGCAAGGGCGTCCTGACCCGCCTCGCGGGCGTCCTGGGCCTCCCGCCCGAGGACGTGGTCAACAGCGTCCGGCTCTGCGACGCGAAGACCCCCAAGCCGTGCTGGAACGGATCCCCGTACCAGCCGATCCCGGTCACCGACGAGGCGACCACCGACCAGGTCCTGGAGATACGCGAGCACGCCGAGCAGTTCCCCGGCATCACCGCCGAGCCCACCGCCCTGCGCCGCTACGCCGCCCCCGACCAGGCCAACACCTCCCAGGTGCTCGGCTACCTCTCGCCGGTCACCGACGAGGAGATCAAGAAGGCCAAGAACACCGACTCCCCCTACCTGCGCTCCGACCAGGTGGGCCGCTCCGGCCTGGAGCGCACGTACGACAAGGAGCTGCGCGGCAAGGCGGGCATCACCCGTTACGAGGTGGACAACCTCGGCCGGGTCATCGGAGAGCGCGAGAGCGTGAAGCCGCAGCCCGGCTCGAACATCGTCACGTCGATCGACGCGCGCGTGCAGGCGGTCGCCGAGCGCGAGCTGAACAACGCCATGGTCGAGGCCCGCAAGACCTACGACAAGAACACCGGCAGCAACTACAAGGCCGACTCGGGCGCCGTCGTGGTCATGGAGGCCAAGACGGGCCGGATCGTCGCGATGGCCTCCAACCCGACCTACGACCCCAACGCGTGGGTCGGCGGGATCTCGGCCAAGGACTACAAGGCCCTCACCGACAAGGACTCCAACTACCCGCTGCTCAACCGGGCCATCCAGGGCCAGGCCGCTCCCGGCTCGATCTTCAAGGTGGTCTCCTCGACGGCCGCCGTGAACGCCGGGTACCCCTTCAACGGCCGCTACGGTTGCCCCAGCTCGTACCGGGTCGGGAACCAGACCTTCACCAACTTCGAGTCCCAGGGCTACGGCGACATCACCATCGGCAAGGCCCTCGAGGTCTCCTGCGACACCGTCTACTACGGCATCGCGGACCAGGAGTGGAAGAACGACGGCGGCATCAAGCCGAAGAAGGATCCGGCCGACTGGTTCTTCAAGACGGCCCACGAGTTCGGCCTGGGCAAGCCCACCGGCATCGACCTGCCGAACGAGGTCCCGGGCCGGGTCCCCGACCGGCAGTGGAAGAAGGACTTCTTCGAGGCGAACAAGGCCGCCTGGTGCCGCGACGGCAAGAAGGACGGCAGTTTCGCGGAGAAGATCGCCTACGAGAACTGCCGCCAGGGCAACCAGCTCCGCGAGGGCGACGCGATCAACTACTCCATCGGCCAGGGCGACACCCTCGTCACGCCGGTGCAGATGGCCTCCGTGTACGCGGCCATCGCCAACGGCGGCACGCTCCACCAGCCGAGCGTCGGCAAGGCGGTCGTCAGCGCCGACGGGACCTCGGTCAAGGAGATCGCGCCGAAGGAGCAGGGCCGCCTCCCGATGGACGCCGAGACCCGTGACGACATCGACGGGGCCCTCGCGTCCGTCGTGACCAACGGCAGCGCCGCCTGGCGCTTCGGCGGCTGGCCGCAGAAGCAGATCCCGATGCACGCCAAGACCGGCACCGCCGAGGTCCAGGGCAAGCAGACCACCTCGTGGTTCGCCTCGTACACCGCCGACTACTCGATCGTGATGACGATCTCGCAGGGCGGCACCGGCTCCGGCGCCTCCGGGCCGGCCGTCCGCAACATCTACGAGGCGATGTACGGGCTCGACGACGCGGGCAAGCAGGACCTGTCCAAGGCGCTCCTCCCGCAGCCCCGCTCGGCCCTCCCGGTGATCCGCCCCGACGCCCCGTGA
- a CDS encoding DinB family protein, producing the protein MVTHVPAEAHGDERGALLSFVEAQRGGIRRSVLGLSEEQAASRPSASELSLSGLLKHCAECELNWLRMAQQRPNERQRTEEDWADSFRLVGGETVGEVLAFWDDVAAQTAEFVAGLDSLNETFPLPDAPWFPKDGKVSMRWLLLHLVEEFARHAGHADVVRESLDGKTAFELVALASRPE; encoded by the coding sequence ATGGTCACCCACGTTCCCGCGGAAGCCCACGGCGACGAGCGCGGCGCGCTCCTGTCCTTCGTGGAGGCCCAGCGCGGCGGCATCCGCCGCTCGGTGCTCGGCCTCAGCGAGGAGCAGGCGGCGAGCCGCCCGAGCGCGAGCGAGCTGTCCCTGTCCGGACTGCTCAAGCACTGCGCGGAGTGCGAGCTCAACTGGCTGCGGATGGCGCAGCAGCGGCCCAACGAGCGGCAGCGCACCGAGGAGGACTGGGCCGACTCCTTCCGGCTCGTCGGCGGGGAGACGGTCGGGGAGGTCCTCGCCTTCTGGGACGACGTGGCGGCGCAGACGGCCGAGTTCGTCGCGGGCCTGGACAGCCTGAACGAGACCTTCCCGCTCCCGGATGCGCCGTGGTTCCCCAAGGACGGCAAGGTCTCGATGCGCTGGCTGCTGCTGCACCTGGTCGAGGAGTTCGCCCGGCACGCCGGGCACGCCGACGTCGTGCGCGAGTCCCTGGACGGCAAGACGGCGTTCGAGCTGGTGGCCCTGGCCTCCAGGCCCGAGTAG
- a CDS encoding MerR family transcriptional regulator: MGYSVGQVAGFAGVTVRTLHHYDEIGLLSPSGRNRAGHRRYDDADLDRLQRILFYRELGFPLEEVAVLLDDPESDPREHLRRQHALLSDRIDRLQRMAKAVEHAMEAHEMGINLTPEEKFEVFGDKDPEQYAQEAEQRWGGTDSYRESQRRAASYTKDDWKRMQAEAADWGDRYAALMEAGEAPEGERATAMAEEHRRHISKWFYECPYEMHTCLGEMYVSDERFKAFYDSMRPGLAEHLRDAILANAVRAA; this comes from the coding sequence ATGGGCTACTCCGTGGGCCAGGTCGCCGGTTTCGCCGGAGTGACGGTGCGCACGCTGCACCACTACGACGAGATCGGCCTGCTCAGCCCGAGCGGGCGCAACCGGGCGGGACACCGGCGGTACGACGACGCCGACCTCGACCGGCTGCAGCGGATCCTGTTCTACCGGGAGCTCGGCTTCCCGCTCGAAGAGGTCGCGGTCCTGCTGGACGACCCGGAATCGGACCCGAGGGAGCACCTGCGCCGGCAGCACGCCCTCCTGTCCGACCGGATCGACCGGCTCCAGCGGATGGCCAAGGCCGTTGAGCACGCCATGGAGGCGCACGAGATGGGAATCAACCTCACGCCCGAGGAGAAGTTCGAGGTCTTCGGGGACAAGGACCCGGAGCAGTACGCGCAGGAGGCCGAGCAGCGCTGGGGCGGCACCGACTCGTACCGCGAGTCGCAGCGCCGGGCGGCCTCGTACACGAAGGACGACTGGAAGCGGATGCAGGCCGAGGCCGCCGACTGGGGCGACCGCTACGCGGCCCTGATGGAGGCCGGAGAGGCCCCAGAAGGCGAGCGGGCCACGGCCATGGCCGAGGAGCACCGGAGGCACATCTCGAAGTGGTTCTACGAGTGCCCGTACGAGATGCACACGTGCCTGGGCGAGATGTACGTCTCGGACGAGCGCTTCAAGGCGTTCTACGACTCCATGCGGCCCGGGCTCGCGGAGCACCTGCGGGACGCCATCCTGGCCAACGCGGTACGCGCCGCGTGA
- a CDS encoding DedA family protein, protein MYTLALAPEWLSPDYLISNFGLVGILVIVFAESGLFAFLPGDSLLFTAGLLVANGEYLHEPLWLVCTLIVAAAILGDQVGYLIGKFFGPKLFSRPNSRLFKRENLDAAHDFMDKHGPKAIVLARFVPIIRTFAPMVAGAGAMKYRTFLAFNVIGGTVWGAGVTLLGYNLGQFDLIKNNIETIFIGIVLISVIPVIFEVLKARKQKKAAGAGAPAAVGRQREAEPQASGRGRHAKR, encoded by the coding sequence GTGTACACGCTTGCGCTCGCCCCTGAGTGGCTGTCCCCGGACTATCTGATCTCGAACTTCGGCCTGGTCGGCATCCTGGTCATCGTCTTCGCCGAATCGGGGCTGTTCGCGTTCCTCCCCGGTGACTCCCTGCTGTTCACGGCAGGTCTGCTGGTCGCCAACGGCGAGTACCTCCACGAGCCGCTGTGGCTGGTCTGCACGCTGATCGTGGCCGCCGCGATCCTCGGTGACCAGGTGGGATACCTGATCGGCAAGTTCTTCGGGCCCAAGCTGTTCAGCCGGCCGAACTCCAGGCTGTTCAAGCGGGAGAACCTCGACGCGGCGCACGACTTCATGGACAAGCACGGCCCCAAGGCCATAGTGCTCGCCCGTTTCGTCCCGATCATCCGTACGTTCGCGCCCATGGTCGCGGGCGCCGGCGCGATGAAGTACCGCACTTTCCTGGCGTTCAACGTCATCGGCGGCACCGTCTGGGGCGCGGGCGTGACGCTGCTCGGGTACAACCTGGGCCAGTTCGACCTCATCAAGAACAACATCGAGACGATCTTCATCGGCATCGTCCTCATCTCGGTGATCCCGGTGATCTTCGAGGTGCTCAAGGCGCGCAAGCAGAAGAAGGCCGCCGGCGCCGGGGCTCCGGCCGCCGTGGGCCGCCAGCGGGAGGCCGAACCCCAGGCCTCCGGCCGCGGCCGCCACGCCAAGCGCTGA
- a CDS encoding threonine/serine ThrE exporter family protein: protein MAEADGAEDKKPTSDEAHSAFARPAGTAPDAPEEDQPTSEFAVPDGLAAQPAEPEGSAFAPPATYSAQHSPPAYTPGQGFPMAAMTQSPWQDRMRTMLRMPVDVRPVPEQVQKQSEAGPAVGRVLDLTLRIGELLLAGGEGAEDVEAAMFAVARSYGLDRCEPTVTFTLLSITHQPSLVGDPVSASRTVRRRGTDYTRLAAVYRLVDDISAHEIDVSLEEAYRRLAEIRRNRHPYPGWVLTAAAGLLAGAASTLVGGGVFVFLAAAVGAVLGDRLAWLCAGRGLPEFYQFVVAAMPPAAIGVALKLADIDVRASAVITGGLFALLPGRALVAAVQDGLTGFYITASARLLEVMYLFIGIIMGVLVVLYVGLQLHAKPNPDEVLLITQRPLVQIAASMVLVFTFAILLQQERSTVGIVTLNGGVAWVTFGALHYAGGIPPVPSTAIAAGLVGLFGQLFSRYRFASALPYTTAAIGPLLPGSATYYGLLLIAENRLNEGLASLVNAAAIALAIAIGVNLGSETSRLFMRIPGAASAATRRAAKRTRGF, encoded by the coding sequence GTGGCGGAGGCCGACGGGGCAGAAGACAAGAAGCCCACGTCCGACGAGGCGCACAGCGCATTCGCCCGGCCGGCCGGGACGGCCCCCGACGCGCCCGAAGAGGACCAGCCGACCTCCGAGTTCGCCGTCCCCGACGGCCTGGCCGCCCAGCCCGCCGAGCCCGAGGGTTCCGCTTTCGCTCCCCCGGCCACCTACAGCGCCCAGCACTCGCCGCCCGCGTACACCCCGGGCCAGGGCTTCCCGATGGCCGCGATGACGCAGTCCCCGTGGCAGGACCGCATGCGCACCATGCTGCGCATGCCGGTGGACGTCCGGCCCGTTCCCGAGCAGGTGCAGAAGCAGAGCGAGGCCGGGCCCGCCGTGGGCCGCGTACTCGACCTCACGCTGCGCATCGGCGAGCTGCTCCTCGCGGGCGGCGAGGGGGCCGAGGACGTCGAGGCCGCCATGTTCGCCGTGGCCCGCAGCTACGGGCTGGACCGCTGCGAGCCCACGGTCACCTTCACCCTGCTGTCGATCACCCACCAGCCCTCCCTGGTGGGCGACCCGGTCTCGGCGAGCCGGACCGTACGCCGCCGGGGCACCGACTACACCCGCCTCGCGGCCGTCTACCGGCTGGTGGACGACATCAGCGCCCACGAGATCGACGTGTCCCTGGAGGAGGCCTACCGCCGCCTCGCGGAGATCCGGCGCAACCGGCACCCGTACCCCGGCTGGGTGCTCACCGCCGCAGCCGGACTGCTCGCCGGGGCCGCCTCCACCCTGGTCGGCGGTGGGGTGTTCGTCTTCCTCGCCGCCGCCGTCGGCGCGGTCCTGGGCGACCGGCTGGCCTGGCTCTGCGCCGGGCGCGGACTGCCGGAGTTCTACCAGTTCGTGGTGGCCGCGATGCCGCCCGCCGCGATCGGGGTGGCGCTCAAGCTCGCCGACATAGACGTGCGCGCCTCCGCGGTGATCACCGGTGGGCTGTTCGCGCTGCTTCCGGGGCGGGCCCTGGTCGCGGCCGTGCAGGACGGCCTGACCGGCTTCTACATCACCGCCTCCGCCCGGCTGCTGGAGGTCATGTACCTCTTCATCGGCATCATCATGGGCGTCCTGGTGGTGCTGTACGTCGGGCTCCAGCTGCACGCGAAGCCCAATCCCGACGAAGTGCTGCTGATCACGCAGCGGCCGCTGGTCCAGATCGCGGCCTCGATGGTGCTGGTGTTCACCTTCGCGATCCTGCTCCAGCAGGAACGCTCCACCGTGGGGATCGTGACCTTGAACGGCGGGGTCGCCTGGGTGACCTTCGGGGCCCTTCACTACGCGGGCGGCATCCCGCCGGTGCCGTCCACGGCGATCGCGGCGGGGCTGGTCGGCCTCTTCGGGCAGCTCTTCTCCCGCTACCGCTTCGCCTCCGCGCTGCCCTACACGACGGCGGCCATCGGCCCGCTGCTCCCGGGCTCGGCGACGTACTACGGGCTGCTGCTGATCGCCGAGAACCGGCTGAACGAGGGCCTCGCCTCGCTCGTGAACGCCGCCGCCATCGCCCTGGCCATCGCGATCGGCGTGAACCTGGGGTCCGAGACCTCACGGCTGTTCATGCGCATCCCGGGAGCCGCGAGCGCGGCCACCCGCCGGGCGGCGAAGCGCACCCGCGGCTTCTGA
- a CDS encoding inorganic diphosphatase, translated as MEFDVTIEIPKGSRNKYEVDHETGRIRLDRRLFTSTSYPADYGFVENTLGEDGDPLDALVILDEPTFPGCLIKCRAIGMFRMTDEAGGDDKLLCVPASDPRVEHLRDIHHVSEFDRLEIQHFFEVYKDLEPGKSVEGANWVGRAEAEAEIEASYKRLEAQGGHH; from the coding sequence GTGGAGTTCGACGTCACCATCGAGATCCCCAAGGGTTCGCGGAACAAGTACGAGGTGGACCACGAGACCGGCCGGATCCGTCTGGACCGTCGCCTGTTCACCTCCACCAGCTACCCGGCGGACTACGGCTTCGTCGAGAACACCCTCGGCGAGGACGGCGACCCGCTGGACGCGCTGGTCATCCTCGACGAGCCGACCTTCCCGGGCTGCCTGATCAAGTGCCGCGCGATCGGCATGTTCCGCATGACGGACGAGGCGGGCGGCGACGACAAGCTGCTGTGCGTGCCGGCCTCCGACCCGCGCGTCGAGCACCTGCGCGACATCCACCACGTCTCCGAGTTCGACCGCCTGGAGATCCAGCACTTCTTCGAGGTCTACAAGGACCTGGAGCCGGGCAAGTCGGTCGAGGGCGCCAACTGGGTGGGCCGCGCCGAGGCCGAGGCCGAGATCGAGGCCTCGTACAAGCGCCTGGAGGCCCAGGGCGGCCACCACTGA
- the dacB gene encoding D-alanyl-D-alanine carboxypeptidase/D-alanyl-D-alanine endopeptidase: MCDRERGWSEVPPVKTWQLIAGSAVAGLALSAVTVAAAGPWDSGQRKAERDRAASWSLMGGADHAAGSLPQAAPSAPGVLAGIGPGVARKAGAPDPGALAAALEPLLADPVLGTARTASVVDAATGEVLYESGPRDAMTPASTVKIATASAALAALGPEYRIRTTVVPAAAPGQVVLVGGGDPSLTAMKKSPAGSGGSLVALAADTAQALKAAGTDSVTLGYDDSLYSGPVRHPIGENDNLAPVTALMADEGRPGESPSGPVERSKDPAQDTARAFAALLKERGIKVTADPARDKAPAGARPLATTLSAPLGGLVERMLTNSDNDIAEALARQTAIASGQPASFEGAEKAVTAKLASLGVDTAGARFADGSGLNRADKVSSSLLTGLLVRAADPQRPELRPVLTGLPVAGFTGTLRTRNTGGSQAAGLVRAKTGTLSGVNALAGTVVAPSGRLLAFAFLSANGPDGPTAERGLDKLAAAVAATP; encoded by the coding sequence ATGTGTGATCGCGAAAGGGGCTGGTCCGAGGTGCCTCCGGTCAAGACGTGGCAGCTCATCGCGGGGTCGGCCGTCGCCGGCCTCGCCCTGTCGGCCGTGACGGTGGCCGCCGCGGGTCCATGGGACTCCGGCCAGCGTAAGGCCGAGCGGGACAGGGCCGCCTCCTGGAGCCTCATGGGTGGCGCAGATCACGCGGCGGGCTCGCTCCCGCAGGCCGCCCCGAGCGCGCCCGGCGTGCTCGCCGGGATCGGCCCGGGCGTCGCCCGCAAGGCGGGAGCGCCCGACCCCGGCGCTCTGGCGGCCGCGCTGGAGCCCCTGCTGGCCGATCCCGTCCTCGGCACCGCCCGTACCGCCTCGGTCGTGGACGCGGCGACGGGCGAGGTGCTGTACGAGTCCGGGCCGCGCGACGCCATGACCCCCGCCTCCACCGTCAAGATCGCCACCGCTTCGGCCGCCCTGGCCGCCCTGGGGCCCGAGTACCGGATCCGCACCACGGTGGTCCCCGCAGCCGCACCCGGGCAGGTCGTCCTCGTCGGCGGCGGCGACCCCTCGCTCACCGCGATGAAGAAGAGCCCCGCCGGGTCCGGCGGCAGCCTCGTCGCGCTCGCCGCCGACACCGCCCAGGCGCTCAAGGCAGCCGGCACGGACTCGGTGACCCTGGGCTACGACGACTCCCTCTACAGCGGCCCGGTCCGCCACCCGATCGGCGAGAACGACAACCTCGCCCCCGTCACCGCCCTCATGGCCGACGAGGGCCGGCCCGGCGAATCGCCCTCGGGTCCCGTCGAGCGGAGCAAGGACCCCGCCCAGGACACCGCCCGCGCCTTCGCCGCCCTGTTGAAGGAACGCGGCATCAAGGTCACCGCCGACCCGGCGAGGGACAAGGCGCCCGCGGGCGCCCGGCCACTGGCCACCACCTTGTCCGCGCCGCTCGGCGGCCTCGTCGAGCGGATGCTGACCAACAGCGACAACGACATCGCCGAGGCCCTCGCCCGCCAGACGGCCATCGCCTCCGGCCAGCCCGCCAGCTTCGAGGGCGCCGAGAAGGCGGTGACCGCCAAGCTCGCCTCCCTCGGCGTCGACACCGCCGGCGCGCGCTTCGCCGACGGCAGCGGCCTCAACCGGGCCGACAAGGTCAGCAGCAGCCTGCTCACCGGCCTCCTCGTCCGCGCCGCCGACCCGCAGCGGCCGGAGCTGCGCCCGGTCCTGACCGGACTCCCGGTCGCCGGATTCACCGGCACCCTGCGCACCCGCAACACGGGCGGCTCCCAGGCCGCCGGCCTGGTCAGGGCCAAGACGGGGACCCTGAGCGGCGTGAACGCCCTCGCCGGGACCGTCGTGGCCCCCTCGGGGCGGCTGCTGGCCTTCGCGTTCCTGAGCGCGAACGGCCCCGACGGCCCGACCGCCGAGCGGGGCCTGGACAAGCTCGCGGCCGCGGTGGCGGCCACACCGTAG
- a CDS encoding zinc-dependent metalloprotease, producing MTSIGGAEMVDWNLAVATATRLVRPGPEVSRDEARAVVAELRGHARTSERHVRDFTRMMGALPEGTTVHDTPVLVVDRAGWVRANVAGFRELLAPLLGKMRERRGNSTGGAVFGAVGGKVTGVELGMLLSFLASRVLGQYETFAPATLDLPGSALSGGRLLLVAPNIVHVERELEVNPHDFRLWVCLHEETHRTQFTAVPWLRAHLEGEIQTFLGATEMDPMTVLERLREAAQSFAGARPDSERGDEGRSLVDLVQTPEQREVLARLTAVMSLLEGHADFVMDGVGPEVVPSVAEIREKFQQRRASGAGHLDAALRKLLGLDAKMRQYRDGERFVRAVVGQVGMEGFNRVWTSPNTLPTKAEIAKPADWVARVHRKGSEGRDGSEGA from the coding sequence ATGACGAGCATCGGTGGTGCGGAGATGGTCGACTGGAACCTCGCGGTGGCGACCGCGACCCGGCTGGTCCGGCCCGGCCCGGAGGTCAGCAGGGACGAGGCCCGGGCCGTGGTGGCGGAGCTGCGCGGGCACGCCAGGACGTCGGAACGGCACGTGCGCGACTTCACCCGGATGATGGGCGCGCTGCCCGAGGGGACCACCGTCCACGACACGCCCGTCCTGGTCGTCGACCGGGCGGGCTGGGTGCGGGCCAACGTGGCCGGCTTCCGGGAGCTGCTGGCCCCGCTGCTCGGCAAGATGCGGGAGCGCCGCGGCAACTCCACCGGCGGCGCCGTCTTCGGCGCGGTCGGCGGCAAGGTCACGGGCGTCGAGCTGGGCATGCTGCTGAGCTTCCTGGCCTCCCGGGTGCTCGGCCAGTACGAGACCTTCGCGCCCGCGACGCTCGACCTGCCGGGCTCGGCCCTGAGCGGCGGACGGCTGCTGCTCGTCGCCCCGAACATCGTGCACGTCGAGCGGGAGCTGGAGGTGAACCCGCACGACTTCCGGCTGTGGGTGTGCCTGCACGAGGAGACCCACCGTACGCAGTTCACGGCCGTCCCGTGGCTGCGCGCCCACCTGGAGGGCGAGATCCAGACGTTCCTCGGAGCGACCGAGATGGACCCGATGACGGTGCTGGAGCGGCTCCGCGAGGCCGCCCAGTCCTTCGCCGGTGCCCGGCCCGACTCCGAGCGGGGTGACGAGGGCCGGTCGCTGGTCGACCTGGTGCAGACCCCCGAGCAGCGTGAGGTGCTGGCCCGGCTCACCGCCGTGATGTCGCTGCTGGAGGGCCACGCCGACTTCGTGATGGACGGGGTGGGCCCGGAAGTGGTGCCCTCGGTGGCCGAGATCAGGGAGAAGTTCCAGCAGCGCCGGGCCAGCGGGGCGGGCCACCTCGACGCCGCGCTGCGCAAGTTGCTGGGCCTCGACGCGAAGATGCGCCAGTACCGGGACGGCGAACGGTTCGTCCGCGCCGTCGTCGGCCAGGTCGGGATGGAGGGCTTCAACCGGGTCTGGACCTCCCCGAACACGCTGCCCACCAAGGCCGAGATCGCCAAGCCCGCGGACTGGGTGGCCCGCGTCCACCGCAAGGGGAGCGAGGGGCGCGACGGGAGCGAAGGGGCGTGA
- the tilS gene encoding tRNA lysidine(34) synthetase TilS: MGPHPAVAAIRLAVRRVLHDILTDLTDPADRDGAAPLVLVACSGGADSMALASALAFEAPKLGVRAGGVTVDHGLQAGSDLRAAEVVSRMTALRLDPVESVAVRVGRDGGPEAAARDARYAALDEAAGRLGAVAVLLGHTRDDQAETVLLGLARGSGIRSLSGMAEVSGGTGRSHRYRRPFLHIDRQTARKACMVQSLPVWDDPHNADPAYTRSRLRHEGLPALEKALGKGVVEALARTAQLSRDDADALDAWAADAETRVRDEDGRLECAKLYALPPAVRRRVLRRAVVAAGSPAGSLFARHIEEVDRLITGWRGQGAINLPGRVEAQRQGGRLVIRQG; this comes from the coding sequence ATGGGTCCCCATCCTGCGGTCGCGGCGATACGCCTGGCGGTCCGCCGCGTACTCCACGACATCCTGACCGACCTGACAGACCCGGCGGACCGGGACGGCGCCGCGCCGCTCGTCCTCGTCGCCTGCTCGGGCGGCGCCGACTCCATGGCGCTCGCCTCCGCCCTCGCCTTCGAGGCCCCCAAGCTCGGCGTCCGGGCCGGCGGGGTCACCGTCGACCACGGCCTCCAGGCCGGCTCCGACCTGCGTGCCGCCGAGGTCGTCTCCCGCATGACCGCGCTCCGCCTGGACCCGGTGGAGTCCGTCGCCGTGCGCGTCGGCCGCGACGGCGGGCCCGAGGCCGCCGCCCGCGATGCCCGTTACGCCGCGCTGGACGAGGCCGCCGGCCGGCTCGGGGCGGTCGCCGTGCTGCTCGGCCACACGCGTGACGATCAAGCCGAAACCGTCCTGCTGGGCCTCGCCCGGGGCTCCGGCATCCGCTCGCTGTCCGGCATGGCGGAAGTGTCCGGCGGCACCGGCCGCAGCCACCGCTACCGGCGCCCGTTCCTCCACATCGACCGGCAGACCGCCCGCAAGGCCTGCATGGTCCAGTCCCTCCCCGTCTGGGACGACCCGCACAACGCCGACCCCGCCTACACCCGCTCCCGGCTGCGCCACGAGGGGCTGCCCGCCCTCGAGAAGGCGCTCGGCAAGGGCGTCGTCGAGGCGCTCGCCCGTACCGCCCAGCTCTCCCGCGACGATGCCGACGCCCTGGACGCCTGGGCCGCCGACGCGGAGACCCGCGTGCGCGACGAGGACGGCCGCCTGGAGTGCGCGAAGCTGTACGCCCTGCCCCCGGCCGTCCGCCGCCGCGTCCTGCGCCGGGCCGTGGTCGCCGCGGGGTCTCCCGCCGGCTCGCTCTTCGCCCGCCACATCGAGGAAGTCGACCGACTCATCACCGGATGGCGCGGTCAGGGCGCCATCAACCTGCCCGGCCGGGTCGAGGCCCAGCGGCAGGGTGGCAGACTTGTCATCCGGCAGGGCTGA
- the hpt gene encoding hypoxanthine phosphoribosyltransferase, with protein sequence MRVDVKDMGDDLQSVLITKEEIDAKLAELAAKIDAEYAGKDLLIVGVLKGAVMVMADLARALSTPLTMDWMAVSSYGAGTQSSGVVRILKDLDTDIKGKHVLIVEDIIDSGLTLSWLLSNLGSREPASLEVVTLLRKPDAAKVAIDVRWVGFDIPNEFVVGYGLDYAEKYRNLPFVGTLAPHVYGG encoded by the coding sequence ATGCGGGTGGACGTAAAGGACATGGGCGACGACCTCCAGTCGGTGCTCATCACCAAGGAAGAGATCGACGCGAAGCTGGCGGAGCTGGCTGCGAAGATCGACGCGGAGTACGCGGGCAAGGACCTGCTCATCGTCGGTGTGCTCAAGGGCGCCGTGATGGTGATGGCGGACCTGGCGCGCGCCTTGTCCACCCCGCTCACCATGGACTGGATGGCGGTGTCCTCCTACGGCGCCGGGACCCAGTCGTCCGGCGTCGTGCGGATCCTCAAGGACCTGGACACCGACATCAAGGGCAAGCACGTCCTGATCGTCGAGGACATCATCGACTCGGGCCTGACCCTGTCGTGGCTGCTGTCGAACCTGGGCTCGCGCGAGCCGGCCTCCCTGGAGGTCGTCACGCTGCTGCGCAAGCCCGACGCCGCGAAGGTCGCCATCGACGTCCGGTGGGTCGGCTTCGACATCCCGAACGAGTTCGTGGTCGGGTACGGCCTGGACTACGCGGAGAAGTACCGCAACCTGCCCTTCGTCGGCACGCTCGCCCCGCACGTCTACGGCGGCTGA